In one window of Meleagris gallopavo isolate NT-WF06-2002-E0010 breed Aviagen turkey brand Nicholas breeding stock chromosome 4, Turkey_5.1, whole genome shotgun sequence DNA:
- the LOC104910877 gene encoding keratin, type II cytoskeletal 3-like: MTKVELEAKVGALTDEINFLRAIYEEELSQMQTISRDLSVVVSMDNNRHLDMDSIIEEVRRQYEQIAQNSRAEAEAWYQSRYEELQSTAGRHGDSLRNTKIEIQELTRNVQRLRTEIENAKKQNQQLQAAIAEAEERGEMALKDARVKLEELETALSKDKEELARLLKEYQELLNVKIALDVEIAMYRKLLEGEENRLCNDGMSNVNVSVVGRTTISGGRGGMGGGFGGSGMGGGFGGSGMGGGFGGSGMGGGMGGVCGSGGGFGGGSSGGSCGIGGGMYSGGFSSGSGRICGSGGGNFSSGGGSSSIRRCVTTTSVKSSGVRF; encoded by the exons ATGACCAAGGTGGAGTTGGAAGCCAAGGTGGGAGCACTGACGGATGAAATTAACTTCTTGAGGGCCATCTATGAAGAG GAACTGTCTCAGATGCAGACAATCAGCCGGGACTTGTCTGTGGTGGTGTCAATGGACAACAACCGGCACCTGGACATGGACAGCATCATCGAGGAGGTCAGACGTCAGTATGAGCAGATTGCCCAGAACAGCCGGGCTGAAGCTGAGGCTTGGTACCAGAGCCGG tatgaggagctgcagagcactgctggaagGCATGGGGACAGCCTGCGCAACACCAAGATCGAGATCCAGGAGCTGACCAGAAATGTCCAGCGGCTGCGGACTGAAATTGAGAACGCGAAGAAGCAG aaccagcagctgcaggcagctaTTGCTGAGGCTGAGGAACGGGGTGAGATGGCTCTGAAGGATGCCAGGGTGAAACTGGAAGAGCTGGAAACTGCTCTGAGCAAGGACAAGGAGGAGCTGGCTCGCCTGCTGAAGGAGTACCAGGAGCTGCTGAACGTCAAGATTGCCCTGGATGTGGAAATTGCCATGTACAGGAAGCTgctggagggagaggaaaacag GCTGTGCAACGATGGGATGTCCAACGTCAATGTCT CTGTGGTAGGCAGGACCACCATCtctggaggaagaggaggcatgGGAGGAGGATTTGGAGGCAGCGGAATGGGTGGAGGATTTGGAGGCAGTGGAATGGGAGGAGGATTCGGAGGCAGCGGCATGGGAGGAGGAATGGGAGGTGTATGTGGCTCAGGAGGAGGCTTTGGAGGTGGAAGCTCTGGCGGCAGCTGTGGAATTGGAGGAGGAATGTACAGCGGAGGCTTCTCCTCTGGAAGTGGAAGGATTTGCGGCTCTGGGGGTGGCAACTTCAGCTCCGGTGGGGGATCCTCCTCCATACGGAGATGCGTCACAACCACCTCCGTCAAGTCTTCAGGAGTGAGGTTCTGA